A window from Alkalicoccobacillus plakortidis encodes these proteins:
- the srlE gene encoding PTS glucitol/sorbitol transporter subunit IIB encodes MADYKQVKIEKGNGGWGGPLIIQPTEQKKYVVSVTGGGIDPLAQHIADVTGAEAVDGFKSSVNKEEMACVVIDCGGTARCGVYPQMGVLTINLNPTSPSGPLMKFINDKNFVSGVKVSNVTTEEGTSVQPSTATSEETSRLDKDAANRIKEEAKAKAANLSQPKKKANIIEIVGRGAGKVVGVFYQAGRETIDQVIKNILPFMAFVSMLIGIITFTGIGDFIANFVSPLAGNFVGLLILSVLCSIPLLSPLLGPGAVIAQVVGVLIGVEIGRGNIPPHLALPALFAINPQAGADFVPVGLTLGEAQPETIEVGVPAVLMSRMITGPLAVVIAYLFSFGLYS; translated from the coding sequence ATGGCAGACTACAAACAAGTTAAAATCGAAAAAGGAAATGGCGGTTGGGGAGGACCACTTATTATACAGCCAACCGAGCAAAAGAAATATGTGGTATCTGTCACAGGTGGAGGAATTGATCCACTAGCTCAGCATATTGCGGATGTAACGGGTGCCGAAGCAGTTGATGGCTTTAAGTCATCTGTAAATAAAGAGGAAATGGCTTGTGTTGTCATTGATTGTGGAGGAACAGCACGTTGCGGTGTATACCCACAAATGGGTGTATTAACCATTAATTTAAATCCAACCTCTCCATCGGGACCATTAATGAAGTTTATTAATGATAAAAATTTTGTGTCTGGGGTCAAAGTTTCGAATGTAACTACAGAAGAAGGAACGAGTGTACAACCATCAACAGCCACAAGTGAAGAGACATCACGTCTTGATAAAGATGCTGCAAACAGAATCAAAGAAGAGGCAAAAGCAAAGGCTGCAAATCTTAGTCAGCCGAAGAAAAAAGCCAATATTATTGAAATTGTAGGTAGAGGCGCTGGTAAGGTTGTTGGTGTATTCTACCAGGCTGGCCGTGAAACGATTGATCAAGTCATTAAAAACATTCTTCCTTTTATGGCGTTTGTGAGCATGTTAATTGGGATTATCACGTTTACGGGTATCGGAGACTTTATCGCAAACTTTGTCTCACCGCTTGCTGGAAATTTTGTTGGACTTTTGATTTTATCTGTATTGTGCTCTATTCCTTTACTGTCACCGTTACTTGGGCCAGGAGCCGTAATCGCTCAAGTTGTTGGAGTGCTGATTGGAGTTGAAATTGGTCGAGGTAATATTCCTCCTCACCTTGCTTTGCCAGCATTATTTGCAATCAATCCTCAAGCAGGTGCTGATTTTGTTCCAGTGGGATTAACACTTGGAGAGGCTCAGCCTGAAACAATAGAAGTAGGTGTACCGGCAGTATTAATGTCTAGAATGATTACTGGTCCGTTAGCTGTAGTGATTGCTTATCTATTCAGCTTTGGATTGTATTCATAA
- the srlA gene encoding PTS glucitol/sorbitol transporter subunit IIC, whose product MDFLVQLAEGFIGMFQEGGTTFIGMVTGIIPTLICLITAVNAVIKMVGEERINRLAQKSTKNIILRYTLFPFLAVFFLTNPMAYTFGRFLPEHQKPAFYDSAVSFVHPITGLFPHGNPAELFVYMGIASGITTLGLSLGPLAIRFFIVGLIVILIRGIVTEIITGRLIKKREQELASQT is encoded by the coding sequence ATGGATTTTTTAGTACAGCTTGCTGAAGGCTTTATCGGAATGTTTCAAGAAGGCGGCACGACCTTTATAGGGATGGTAACTGGGATTATACCAACCTTAATTTGTTTAATTACCGCTGTAAATGCTGTCATAAAAATGGTTGGAGAGGAACGGATTAACCGATTAGCACAAAAGAGTACAAAAAATATCATTTTACGTTACACGCTATTCCCCTTTCTTGCAGTATTTTTCTTGACGAACCCAATGGCTTATACGTTTGGGCGGTTTTTACCAGAGCATCAAAAGCCGGCCTTTTATGATTCCGCAGTATCGTTTGTTCATCCAATTACAGGGTTATTTCCGCATGGTAATCCAGCAGAGTTATTTGTCTACATGGGCATTGCCTCAGGTATCACAACACTAGGTCTTTCTCTTGGGCCATTAGCTATCCGTTTCTTTATTGTAGGTCTGATTGTCATTCTAATTCGAGGTATCGTAACAGAAATTATTACAGGTCGTCTTATTAAAAAGAGAGAGCAAGAGCTTGCCTCACAAACATAA
- a CDS encoding transcriptional regulator GutM: protein MWGWLIGLFAATWVLQLLLTRIQMKNYQKTLKEMSNRSSGYLGVGIHKQRIGIGSIVILVTNQDGEVVDGRKMAGVTVFSRFVPFDTFNGLLVQEIKEMIHEHPLRVAIETSLEQINKQRKKSIAG, encoded by the coding sequence ATGTGGGGTTGGCTCATCGGATTGTTTGCTGCAACTTGGGTTTTACAGCTTTTACTGACACGGATTCAAATGAAAAACTATCAGAAGACTCTTAAGGAAATGAGTAATCGTTCTTCAGGATATCTAGGCGTAGGCATTCATAAACAGAGAATAGGGATAGGCAGTATTGTCATTCTTGTTACAAATCAAGATGGAGAAGTTGTAGACGGCAGAAAAATGGCGGGTGTAACGGTTTTCTCTCGATTTGTTCCTTTTGACACATTTAATGGGCTACTTGTTCAGGAAATAAAGGAAATGATCCATGAACATCCGCTTCGCGTAGCCATTGAAACATCCTTAGAACAAATAAATAAACAACGAAAAAAATCGATAGCAGGATAG